Proteins from one Prinia subflava isolate CZ2003 ecotype Zambia chromosome 4, Cam_Psub_1.2, whole genome shotgun sequence genomic window:
- the TRMU gene encoding mitochondrial tRNA-specific 2-thiouridylase 1, with protein MKQSQGAVSFWVFLYLGAGSCGSGAVQGPGRGRVRVCVCAEGQSSAPLPPGLSGCRRCPALRRRCRGRAEAAAGAMLAARGRRVACAVSGGVDSAVAALLLRRRGYQVTGVFMKNWDPLDEQGACSVDRDCEDAYRVCQKLDIPFHQVSYVKEYWNEVFSDLLKEYELGRTPNPDILCNKHIKFNYFLHYAMDNLGADAIATGHYARTSLEDEEVFQQKHTKRPQRLFRNRFEVRNTVKLLQGADLFKDQTFFLSQISQDALRKTIFPLGDLTKSFVKKIAAEHDLHHVLKKKESMGVCFIGERNFEKFLLEYLEPQPGNFVSIEDKKVMGRHKGWFLFTIGQRARLAGLKDAWFVVDKDVSTGDVFVAPTGDHPALYRDLLRTNRVHWIAEEPPAELVRDKMMECHFRFRHQMALVPCVLTLNQDGSVWVTLVKPAKAITPGQFAVFYKGDECLGSGKILRMGPSVYTLQQGKTREESPKKEEIDKIEPAT; from the exons ATGAAGCAATCGCAGGGAGCTGTTTCCTTCTGGGTTTTCCTTTATCTCGGGGCCGGCTCCTGTGGCtcaggggcagtgcaggggccGGGCCGAGGCCGTGTcagggtttgtgtgtgtgctgaggGTCAGAGCTCAgctccgctcccgcccgggCTCTCCGGgtgccggcgctgcccggcgctGCGCAGGCGCTGCCGCGGGCGGGCGGAAGCGGCGGCGGGCGCGATGCTGgcggcccggggccgccgcgTGGCCTGCGCTGTGTCCGGCGGCGTGGACAGCGCCGTGGCCGCGCTGCTGCTGCGCCGCCGAG GCTACCAGGTGACAGGTGTGTTTATGAAGAACTGGGACCCTCTGGACGAACAGGGAGCTTGCTCCGTTGACAGAGATTGTGAAGATGCTTACCGGGTGTGCCAGAAGCTTGATATCCCATTTCACCAGGTTTCCTACGTGAAGGAATACTGGAATGAAGTATTCAG TGACCTCCTAAAAGAGTATGAATTGGGAAGGACGCCGAATCCTGATATTTTGTGTAACAAGCACATCAAGTTCAACTACTTTCTGCATTATGCTATGGATAACCTTG GAGCAGATGCAATTGCTACTGGGCATTATGCCAGGACCTCACTGGAGGACGAGGAAGTGTTTCAGCAGAAACATACTAAAAGACCACAGAGGCTTTTCAGAAACCGTTTTGAAGTTAGAAATA CTGTGAAACTGCTTCAAGGGGCTGACCTCTTTAAGGACCAGACCTTCTTTCTAAGTCAGATTTCACAGGATGCTTTGAGGAAAACCATCTTCCCTTTAGGGGATTTAACAAAAAGTTTTGTAAAGAAGATAGCGGCAGAACATGACCTTCATCATGtgctaaagaaaaaagag agtATGGGGGTCTGTTTCATTGGTGAAAGAAACTTCGAAAAATTCCTTCTTGAG TATTTGGAACCTCAGCCAGGTAACTTTGTTTCCATTGAAGATAAGAAGGTGATGGGAAGACACAAAG GTTGGTTCCTCTTCACCATAGGCCAGAGGGCTCGGCTGGCAGGCCTCAAGGATGCTTGGTTTGTTGTAGACAAAGATGTCAGCACTGGAGATGTCTTTGTG GCACCAACAGGAGATCACCCTGCTCTGTACAGAGACCTCCTGCGGACAAACCGAGTGCACTGGATCGCAGAGGAGCCTCCGGCAGAGCTCGTTAGAGACAAGATGATGGAGTGTCATTTCAGATTTCGGCACCAGATGGCACTGG TGCCTTGTGTCCTGACTCTAAACCAAGATGGGAGTGTGTGGGTAACACTGGTGAAACCAGCAAAAGCTATCACACCTGGACAG TTTGCTGTGTTCTACAAGGGAGACGAGTGCCTGGGCAGTGGGAAGATCCTGAGAATGGGCCCATCAGTGTACACCTTGCAACAGGGCAAAACCCGAGAGGAGAGTCCCAAGAAGGAAGAGATTGACAAAATAGAACCAGCAACATAA